A region from the Vicia villosa cultivar HV-30 ecotype Madison, WI linkage group LG3, Vvil1.0, whole genome shotgun sequence genome encodes:
- the LOC131657087 gene encoding endoglucanase 25-like, with product MQDGKGGGVSAAIKDLVGGYYDAGDAIKFNFPAAFSITMLSWSVIEYSGKYEATRELDHVKEIIKWGTDYFLKTFNNTADTITTIAAQVTYHLDFLFGFDSLFYVYFILFWLSLWVYISVCSVYYDIRSRFYT from the coding sequence ATGCAAGATGGAAAGGGTGGTGGTGTTTCTGCTGCAATCAAGGATCTGGTTGGTGGATACTATGATGCTGGAGATGCCATCAAGTTCAATTTTCCGGCCGCTTTTTCCATCACTATGTTGAGTTGGAGTGTTATTGAGTATAGTGGTAAATATGAAGCTACCAgggagcttgatcatgtcaaggAAATCATTAAATGGGGGACTGATTATTTTCTCAAGACATTCAATAATACTGCTGATACCATTACCACTATCGCCGCTCAGGTAACCTACCATCTTGattttttatttggatttgattctctattttatgtttatttcatTCTATTTTGGTTATCGCTGTGGGTTTATATTTCTGTCTGTAGTGTCTATTATGATATACGTAGTCGATTTTATACGTAG